A window from Aeromonas rivipollensis encodes these proteins:
- the rdgC gene encoding recombination-associated protein RdgC, which yields MWFKNLQIYRFTRPFDLTVDQLETQLEACAFTPCGSQDISRFGWVKPLGKFGSTLTHSASGHILLCARKEEKMLPGTVVKEMLAEKVEAIEFEQGRALKKKEKEALKEEILHTLLPRAFSRTSQTFAWINPADNLMVVDAGSAKKADDLLALLRKSIGTLPVVPVALKNPPEITMTEWLNEGNLPASFTLEDEAELRSAMEHGGIIRCKQQDLMSDEIKNHLANDKLVTKLALNWGETLSFVLGDDLSIKRLKFSEELREQNDDVTSEDPAARLDADFALVTAELAQFIPALFAALGGEEQSL from the coding sequence ATGTGGTTTAAAAACCTGCAGATTTATCGCTTTACCCGCCCCTTTGACCTGACCGTGGATCAGCTGGAAACCCAGCTCGAGGCCTGTGCCTTCACCCCGTGCGGCAGTCAGGACATCTCCCGGTTCGGGTGGGTCAAGCCCCTCGGTAAATTCGGCTCCACCCTGACTCACAGCGCCTCTGGCCATATCCTGCTCTGCGCCCGCAAGGAAGAGAAGATGCTGCCGGGCACAGTGGTCAAGGAGATGCTGGCGGAGAAGGTGGAAGCGATCGAATTCGAGCAGGGCCGCGCCCTCAAGAAGAAGGAGAAGGAGGCCCTCAAGGAGGAGATACTCCACACCCTGCTGCCCCGCGCCTTCAGCCGCACCAGCCAGACCTTCGCCTGGATCAATCCGGCCGACAACCTGATGGTGGTGGACGCCGGCTCCGCCAAGAAGGCGGACGATCTGCTGGCGCTGCTGCGCAAGAGCATAGGCACCCTGCCCGTGGTGCCGGTGGCCCTCAAGAACCCGCCCGAGATCACCATGACCGAGTGGCTGAACGAGGGCAATCTGCCCGCCAGCTTCACCCTGGAAGACGAGGCCGAGCTGCGCAGTGCCATGGAACACGGCGGCATCATCCGCTGCAAGCAGCAGGATCTGATGAGCGACGAGATCAAGAATCACCTGGCCAACGACAAGCTGGTGACCAAGCTGGCCCTGAACTGGGGCGAGACCCTGAGCTTCGTGCTGGGGGACGATCTCTCCATCAAGCGCCTCAAGTTCAGCGAAGAGCTGCGCGAGCAGAACGACGACGTGACCAGCGAGGATCCCGCCGCCCGCCTGGATGCGGACTTTGCCCTGGTGACCGCCGAGCTGGCCCAGTTCATCCCGGCGCTGTTTGCCGCCCTGGGTGGCGAAGAGCAGTCCCTCTGA
- a CDS encoding GNAT family N-acetyltransferase encodes MLRASRPEDMEEIVEIWLLASLQAHDFVDASCWWQAQEELRTRYLDHARIWVFEERGELLGFMALVDDYLAALFVRPDRQGRGVGHALLQEAKQQEGALHTRVFVENEPAVRFYCRHGFRIGGEVSDPLTGHPQYQMHFQAV; translated from the coding sequence ATGTTGAGAGCGAGCCGGCCGGAAGACATGGAAGAGATCGTCGAGATCTGGCTGCTGGCATCCTTGCAGGCCCATGATTTCGTTGACGCTTCCTGCTGGTGGCAGGCTCAGGAGGAGCTGCGTACCCGCTACCTCGACCACGCCCGCATCTGGGTGTTTGAAGAGCGCGGGGAGTTGCTCGGTTTCATGGCCCTGGTGGATGACTACCTGGCGGCTCTCTTCGTGCGACCCGACCGCCAGGGGCGCGGGGTTGGCCATGCCCTGCTGCAGGAGGCCAAGCAGCAAGAGGGGGCGCTCCATACCCGGGTCTTCGTGGAAAACGAGCCGGCGGTACGCTTCTATTGCCGCCACGGGTTCAGGATAGGGGGTGAGGTCTCGGATCCCCTGACCGGTCATCCCCAGTACCAGATGCATTTCCAAGCCGTCTGA
- a CDS encoding exonuclease SbcCD subunit D C-terminal domain-containing protein, with protein MKILHTADWHLGHQLHGHERRFEHDAFLDWLTDTIKTRQIDALLVAGDLFDTANPPASAWQQLYRFLARLRAEMPRLNMVLIGGNHDSPSKLDAPHELLRAFDLHLVGSISRDGEGKLETDRLLVPLQEREGKVAAWCAAVPFLRSSDLRVEPLEEGQDRLIEGVRQIYREVLAQGRARCEPGQALIAMGHAYLAAGQLSELSERRVLGGNQHALPADIFATADYTALGHLHLAQSPAEGVHYSGSPLPLSLAEANYNHQVLEVRFEGGKLAGLERIPVPRAVEMIRLPQGTLEEALTAIEGLSLPDCPQEAQPFLEVRLLLPKPEARIRERILAAMAGKPVRLARISTQYQGSGEGLADGRERRRLDELSPTEVFRLCYQRQFEGEPAAELVASFEEILEQVKESNS; from the coding sequence ATGAAGATCCTGCACACAGCCGACTGGCACCTTGGCCATCAACTCCATGGTCATGAGCGCCGCTTCGAACACGATGCCTTTCTCGACTGGCTGACCGACACCATCAAGACGCGGCAGATCGACGCCCTGCTGGTAGCAGGGGATCTGTTCGATACCGCAAATCCTCCCGCCAGCGCCTGGCAGCAGCTCTATCGATTCCTGGCCAGGCTGCGCGCCGAGATGCCCCGCCTCAACATGGTGCTGATCGGTGGCAACCACGACTCTCCCTCCAAGCTGGACGCTCCCCACGAGCTGTTGCGGGCCTTCGACCTGCATCTGGTGGGCAGCATCAGCCGGGACGGGGAGGGCAAGCTCGAAACCGATCGCCTGCTGGTGCCGCTGCAAGAGAGGGAGGGCAAGGTTGCCGCCTGGTGCGCCGCCGTGCCTTTTCTTCGCAGCAGCGACCTGCGGGTGGAGCCGCTCGAAGAGGGGCAGGATCGGCTGATCGAAGGAGTTCGCCAGATCTACCGGGAAGTACTGGCGCAAGGCCGCGCGCGCTGCGAGCCCGGTCAGGCCCTGATCGCCATGGGCCACGCCTACCTGGCCGCGGGTCAGCTCTCCGAGCTCTCCGAGCGGCGGGTGCTCGGCGGCAATCAGCACGCCCTGCCCGCCGACATCTTCGCCACCGCCGACTACACCGCCCTTGGCCACCTCCATCTGGCCCAGAGCCCGGCCGAGGGGGTGCACTACAGCGGCTCGCCGCTGCCGCTCTCGCTCGCCGAGGCCAACTACAACCACCAGGTGCTGGAGGTCAGGTTTGAGGGGGGCAAGCTGGCGGGGCTGGAGCGGATCCCTGTGCCCCGCGCGGTGGAGATGATCCGCCTGCCCCAGGGCACCCTGGAAGAGGCGCTCACCGCCATAGAGGGGCTCTCCCTGCCCGACTGTCCCCAGGAGGCGCAGCCCTTCCTCGAGGTGAGGCTGCTGCTGCCTAAGCCCGAGGCCCGCATCCGCGAGCGCATTCTGGCGGCCATGGCGGGCAAACCGGTACGCCTCGCCCGCATCAGCACCCAGTATCAGGGCTCGGGGGAAGGGCTGGCCGATGGCCGCGAGCGGCGCAGGCTGGATGAGCTCTCCCCCACAGAGGTGTTCCGTCTCTGCTATCAGCGGCAGTTCGAGGGGGAGCCGGCGGCCGAGCTGGTCGCCTCGTTTGAAGAGATCCTGGAGCAGGTGAAGGAGTCCAACTCATGA
- a CDS encoding AAA family ATPase, with the protein MKILSLAGENLASLTGAFTIDFTKGALGAAGLFAITGNTGAGKSTLLDAICLALYDEMPRFIANRKHVAEVGRADDEEKLKANDVRGILSRGHASGCAEVQFRGCDGRIWLARWAVRRARNRSEGRFQAQERSLTDVESGQVFSGSKRELQDRIDELVGLSWEQFRRAVILPQGEFAAFLKSSADERSALLERMTGTELYSAISIQTHERARAEQQALATIQQRLGDVVLMDDETREHWVARQLSLSTSLKHEQQQRQLLQDLRDLNGRIAAQLQACREGQEELAAAEAAHGEAAPGREEFARAEQAQVARADHDELARLTLEVQQQELQIGQLAPQLEQVEPVLQQAALREQQLLADKIAAEREWGALQPELKRAQELDTRLKEKSQQLQETRQQGTQARALQLALQQEWQQQASRVEALTVRRQQWALWLEERKALAPLARQWQPLLAAIQDWAADRELLQRVLQSREHKGHALRDLASRLALGQQERDYWQQERTRLQQQHDELQAQEWDTEVARAQEQRQAQTEQLARVRQLLELAQSGRNHSEQQERLLQEMALLEQHLARLRTQHEELAPALARLATQRGEARHALEQARAVASFEQYRHVLSDGTPCPLCGAEEHPYTRSQPQVAGILAQLAERVRQLDLEWEQLNHQHIQGESERVELARQLVARQQHQPELEARSEQMVQRWLQLGGDALLGQGLPLRQSPAQWTELLARLLAQGEALESDLVAGQRKLQQAQQGQQRLLGLRSQLTELTARHQQFEQQWQDAERQKIEWEAELKALAEQEASLRQRLALGEARLDEQMGAEPWRQWLGSRQWQEWQQTCEEYLRGQSEWEQLGGELATLTPALSAQEARVQSQNELLQKLERDYKEHEQQRQGLLASREACLGGRAIALVEQEWQQRLQLAASQLEEAVTALRVAREKQTELKARLTHLEQDRQVSSRRRRDALGSWAAHAGTLGIAEYDLRRLLAITADELRARRTALQRLDDALAEARTRLTERQRALAQEEAKLARYREHHGELAALTAEALAERLGACEARCGELEEQLFQCKSTLAQAEAAALKAGSLQEALAAQQAVADHWLQLSELIGSASGAKLRTFAQSLTLERLLLEANAQLGELSPRYRLERVPGTDLALQVVDLDMGDEVRSVDSLSGGESFLVSLALALALSSLSSRQTQVESLFIDEGFGTLDPDSLDLALSSLDSLQAAGRQIGVISHVQTLVERIGVQIRVEALGGGESRVVLP; encoded by the coding sequence ATGAAAATCTTGTCTCTTGCAGGGGAGAACCTGGCCAGCCTGACCGGGGCTTTCACCATCGACTTTACCAAGGGGGCGCTGGGCGCCGCCGGGCTCTTTGCCATCACCGGCAACACGGGCGCGGGCAAGAGCACATTGCTCGACGCCATCTGTCTCGCCCTCTATGACGAGATGCCGCGCTTTATCGCCAATCGCAAGCACGTGGCCGAAGTGGGCAGGGCGGATGACGAAGAGAAGCTCAAGGCCAACGACGTGCGCGGCATTCTCAGTCGCGGGCACGCCAGCGGCTGTGCCGAGGTGCAGTTCCGCGGCTGTGACGGCCGCATCTGGCTGGCGCGCTGGGCGGTGCGGCGGGCCCGCAATCGCTCGGAGGGGCGCTTCCAGGCCCAGGAGCGCAGCCTGACCGACGTCGAGTCGGGGCAGGTCTTTTCCGGCAGCAAGCGGGAGCTGCAGGATCGCATCGACGAGCTGGTGGGCCTCTCCTGGGAGCAGTTCCGCCGCGCAGTGATACTGCCGCAAGGGGAGTTCGCCGCCTTCCTCAAGTCGAGCGCCGATGAGCGCTCCGCCCTGCTCGAGCGGATGACGGGCACCGAGCTCTACTCCGCCATCTCCATCCAGACCCATGAGCGGGCACGGGCCGAGCAGCAGGCGCTGGCGACCATACAGCAGCGGCTCGGCGACGTGGTCCTGATGGACGACGAGACACGCGAGCACTGGGTCGCCCGGCAGCTGAGCCTCTCCACCAGCCTCAAGCACGAACAGCAGCAGCGTCAGCTGTTGCAGGACTTGCGGGATCTCAACGGCCGGATTGCCGCCCAGTTGCAGGCCTGCCGGGAGGGGCAGGAGGAGCTGGCCGCCGCCGAGGCTGCCCATGGCGAGGCGGCGCCTGGGCGGGAAGAGTTTGCCCGCGCCGAGCAGGCCCAGGTGGCCCGCGCCGATCACGATGAACTGGCCCGCCTCACCCTGGAGGTGCAGCAGCAGGAGCTGCAGATAGGCCAGCTTGCGCCTCAGTTGGAGCAAGTTGAACCTGTGTTGCAGCAGGCCGCGCTGCGCGAGCAGCAACTGCTGGCCGACAAGATTGCCGCCGAGCGGGAGTGGGGCGCCCTGCAACCCGAGCTCAAGCGGGCGCAGGAGCTCGATACCCGGCTCAAGGAGAAGAGCCAGCAGTTGCAGGAGACCCGGCAGCAGGGGACCCAGGCACGGGCCCTGCAACTGGCGCTGCAGCAGGAGTGGCAGCAGCAGGCGAGTCGGGTCGAGGCCCTGACGGTGCGCCGTCAGCAGTGGGCTCTCTGGCTCGAGGAGCGCAAGGCCCTGGCCCCGCTGGCGCGCCAGTGGCAGCCTTTGCTTGCGGCCATCCAGGACTGGGCGGCGGACAGGGAGTTGTTGCAACGGGTGCTGCAAAGCCGTGAGCACAAGGGCCATGCCCTGCGGGATCTTGCCAGCCGGCTGGCGCTGGGGCAGCAGGAGCGCGACTACTGGCAGCAGGAGCGCACCCGATTGCAACAGCAGCACGATGAGCTGCAGGCGCAGGAGTGGGACACCGAGGTCGCCAGGGCGCAGGAGCAGCGCCAGGCCCAGACCGAGCAACTGGCCCGGGTTCGCCAACTGCTGGAGCTGGCCCAGTCGGGCCGCAACCACAGCGAACAGCAGGAGCGCTTGCTGCAGGAGATGGCGCTGCTCGAGCAGCATCTTGCCCGGCTGAGAACCCAGCATGAGGAGCTGGCTCCGGCGCTGGCGCGGCTCGCTACCCAGCGCGGCGAGGCGCGCCATGCCCTGGAGCAGGCCCGTGCAGTTGCCAGTTTCGAGCAGTACCGCCATGTGTTGAGCGATGGCACCCCCTGCCCGCTCTGCGGCGCCGAGGAGCATCCCTACACCCGGAGCCAGCCCCAGGTGGCCGGCATACTGGCGCAACTGGCCGAGCGTGTCCGCCAGCTGGATCTGGAGTGGGAGCAGCTCAACCATCAGCATATTCAGGGGGAGAGCGAGCGGGTCGAGCTGGCGCGTCAGCTGGTCGCCCGTCAGCAGCATCAACCCGAGCTGGAGGCGCGATCCGAGCAGATGGTCCAGCGCTGGCTGCAACTGGGAGGGGATGCCCTGCTGGGGCAGGGGCTGCCCTTGCGGCAAAGCCCGGCGCAGTGGACCGAGCTGCTGGCTCGCCTGCTGGCGCAGGGGGAGGCTCTGGAGTCGGATCTCGTGGCCGGGCAGCGGAAACTGCAGCAGGCCCAGCAGGGGCAGCAGAGGCTGCTGGGGCTGCGCAGCCAGCTGACCGAGCTGACCGCCCGCCATCAGCAGTTTGAGCAGCAGTGGCAGGATGCCGAGCGGCAGAAGATTGAGTGGGAGGCCGAGCTGAAGGCGCTGGCCGAGCAGGAGGCGTCACTGCGCCAGCGCCTGGCACTGGGGGAGGCTCGCCTCGATGAACAGATGGGGGCGGAGCCCTGGCGCCAGTGGCTCGGCAGCCGGCAATGGCAGGAGTGGCAGCAGACCTGCGAGGAGTATCTGCGCGGACAGAGCGAATGGGAGCAGCTAGGGGGCGAGCTGGCCACTCTGACCCCGGCCCTGAGCGCCCAGGAGGCGCGGGTGCAGAGCCAGAACGAGCTGTTGCAAAAGCTGGAGCGCGACTACAAGGAGCATGAGCAGCAGCGTCAGGGACTGCTCGCCAGCCGGGAAGCCTGCCTCGGAGGCCGTGCCATCGCCCTGGTCGAGCAGGAGTGGCAGCAGCGGCTGCAACTGGCGGCCAGTCAGCTCGAGGAGGCGGTGACCGCTCTGCGGGTCGCCCGGGAGAAGCAGACCGAGCTCAAGGCCAGGTTGACCCATCTCGAGCAGGACAGGCAGGTGAGCAGCCGTCGTCGCCGCGATGCGCTGGGGAGCTGGGCGGCCCATGCCGGCACCCTCGGCATCGCCGAATATGATCTGCGTCGACTGCTGGCCATCACGGCGGATGAGCTCAGGGCTCGCCGCACCGCCTTGCAGCGTCTGGACGATGCCCTGGCCGAAGCCCGCACCCGGCTGACCGAGCGTCAGCGGGCGCTGGCTCAGGAGGAGGCCAAGCTGGCGCGCTATCGGGAGCATCATGGGGAGCTGGCGGCCCTCACGGCCGAGGCCCTTGCCGAGCGTCTGGGGGCCTGCGAGGCCCGCTGCGGCGAGCTGGAAGAGCAGTTGTTCCAGTGCAAGAGCACCCTGGCTCAGGCCGAGGCGGCGGCGCTGAAGGCGGGGAGCCTGCAGGAGGCACTGGCTGCCCAACAGGCGGTGGCGGATCACTGGCTGCAACTGTCCGAGCTTATCGGCTCCGCCAGCGGCGCCAAGCTGCGCACCTTCGCCCAGAGTCTCACCCTGGAGCGTCTGCTGCTGGAGGCCAACGCCCAGCTCGGCGAACTGTCGCCGCGCTATCGGCTGGAGCGGGTGCCCGGCACGGATCTGGCGCTGCAGGTGGTGGATCTGGACATGGGGGACGAGGTGCGGTCTGTGGACTCTCTTTCCGGCGGCGAGAGCTTCCTGGTGTCGCTGGCGCTGGCGCTGGCCCTCTCCAGCCTCTCCTCCCGCCAGACCCAGGTCGAATCACTGTTCATCGACGAGGGGTTCGGCACCCTGGATCCGGACAGCCTGGATCTGGCGCTCTCCAGCCTGGACTCCCTGCAGGCCGCCGGTCGCCAGATCGGGGTCATCTCCCACGTTCAGACCCTGGTGGAGCGGATCGGCGTGCAGATCCGGGTCGAGGCTCTCGGCGGTGGCGAGAGCCGGGTGGTATTGCCCTGA
- a CDS encoding cytochrome b, translated as MLKNTEQRYGNLSIGLHWLTLLLMVAVYGLMEFRDIFPKGSAGRDLMKECHFMVGLLILALVVARLLVRFGSPSPHIVPAPSPLMLKLGHLAHLALYGFLILTPLLGWLLLSAGGKPIPFFGFELPALITPDDGLKGTIKELHETLANIGYALIALHAGAAIYHHHVLKDNTLTNMLPDKK; from the coding sequence ATGCTGAAGAATACGGAACAACGTTATGGCAACCTGAGCATAGGGTTGCACTGGCTGACCCTGCTGCTGATGGTGGCCGTCTATGGGCTGATGGAGTTCAGGGATATTTTCCCCAAGGGCTCGGCCGGACGCGACCTGATGAAGGAGTGTCACTTCATGGTGGGCTTGCTCATTCTGGCGCTGGTAGTGGCACGGCTGCTGGTGCGCTTTGGCAGCCCCTCGCCGCACATAGTGCCCGCCCCCTCGCCCCTGATGCTCAAGCTCGGCCACCTCGCCCATTTGGCCCTGTACGGCTTTTTGATCCTGACGCCGCTGCTGGGTTGGCTGCTGCTGAGCGCCGGTGGCAAGCCCATCCCCTTCTTCGGATTTGAGCTGCCCGCCCTTATCACGCCGGATGATGGCTTGAAGGGAACGATAAAAGAGCTGCACGAGACGCTGGCCAACATTGGTTATGCCCTGATAGCCCTGCACGCAGGGGCCGCCATCTATCACCACCATGTGCTCAAGGACAACACACTGACCAATATGTTGCCCGATAAAAAATAG
- the crr gene encoding PTS glucose transporter subunit IIA, with protein MGLFDKLKKLVSDDSSDTGGIEIFAPLSGEIVPIEDVPDVVFAEKIVGDGIAIKPAGNKMVAPCDGTIGKIFETNHAFSLESDSGIELFVHFGIDTVELKGEGFTRIAQEGQKVKRGDTIIEFDLAVLEAKAKSTLTPVVISNMDEIKELIKMTGAVTVGETPVIRIKK; from the coding sequence ATGGGTCTGTTTGATAAACTGAAGAAACTGGTCTCCGATGACAGTTCTGACACCGGCGGCATCGAAATCTTCGCTCCGCTGTCTGGCGAAATCGTGCCCATCGAAGATGTGCCTGACGTTGTCTTCGCCGAGAAAATCGTCGGTGACGGCATCGCCATCAAGCCGGCTGGCAACAAGATGGTTGCTCCGTGTGACGGCACCATCGGCAAGATCTTCGAGACCAACCACGCGTTCTCTCTGGAATCCGACTCTGGTATCGAGCTGTTCGTTCACTTCGGTATCGACACCGTCGAGCTGAAGGGCGAAGGCTTCACCCGCATCGCCCAGGAAGGTCAGAAGGTCAAGCGCGGTGATACCATCATCGAGTTCGATCTGGCCGTACTGGAAGCGAAAGCCAAGTCTACCCTGACCCCGGTCGTCATCTCCAACATGGACGAGATCAAAGAGCTGATCAAGATGACTGGCGCCGTGACTGTGGGCGAGACCCCGGTTATCCGCATCAAGAAATAA
- the ptsI gene encoding phosphoenolpyruvate-protein phosphotransferase PtsI, which translates to MISGILASPGIAFGKALLLKEDEIVINQGKISADQIDVEINRFLEARTKSAAQLEAIKEMAGRTFGEEKEAIFEGHIMLLEDEELEGDIRSFIKDNKASADKAIYEVIEQYAKMMAELDDPYLRERATDFRDIGTRLVKNVLGIAVVNLSTIDEEVILVAKDLTPSETAQINLKYVLGFVTDIGGRTSHTSIMARSLELPAIVGTNDITARVNNGDMLILDGINNQIIINPTAEQLTEAKKFQAQFQAEKDELAKLKDLPAITLDGHQVEVCANIGTVKDTEGAIRNGAEGVGLYRTEFLFMDRDALPTEDEQFKAYKEVAEAMPDQPIIVRTMDIGGDKELPYMNFPKEMNPFLGWRAVRIFFDREDIMHAQLKAILRASAFGKLRIMFPMIISVEEFRSLKATVEQLKAELRADGKAFDESIEVGIMIETPAAAVMAHHLAKEVDFFSIGTNDLTQYTLAVDRGNEMISAMYNPLSPSVLTLIKMVIDASHDNGKWTGMCGELAGDERATLLLLGMGLDEFSMSAISVPRIKKLIRNTNFEDVKAMADQALSYATAAEIEACVDNFIKQKAVC; encoded by the coding sequence ATGATATCTGGCATTCTTGCGTCCCCCGGTATCGCATTCGGTAAGGCGCTTCTTCTGAAAGAAGATGAAATCGTTATCAATCAGGGCAAGATTTCTGCTGACCAGATTGACGTCGAGATCAACCGCTTCCTCGAAGCCCGCACCAAGTCAGCCGCACAGCTGGAAGCCATCAAAGAGATGGCCGGTCGTACCTTCGGTGAAGAAAAAGAGGCCATCTTCGAAGGCCACATCATGCTGCTCGAAGATGAGGAGCTGGAAGGGGATATCAGATCCTTCATCAAAGACAACAAGGCATCCGCCGACAAAGCCATCTATGAGGTGATCGAACAGTACGCCAAGATGATGGCCGAGCTGGACGACCCCTATCTGCGCGAGCGCGCCACCGACTTCCGTGACATCGGTACCCGTCTGGTGAAGAACGTGCTGGGCATCGCCGTTGTCAACCTGAGCACCATAGACGAAGAGGTGATCCTGGTCGCCAAAGACCTGACCCCGTCTGAAACCGCTCAGATCAACCTGAAATACGTGCTGGGTTTTGTCACCGACATCGGTGGCCGTACCTCTCACACCTCCATCATGGCCCGCTCCCTTGAGCTGCCGGCCATAGTGGGCACCAACGACATCACTGCGCGCGTCAACAACGGTGACATGCTGATTCTGGATGGCATCAACAACCAGATCATCATCAACCCGACCGCCGAGCAGCTGACCGAGGCCAAGAAGTTCCAGGCCCAGTTCCAGGCCGAGAAAGACGAGCTGGCCAAGCTGAAAGACTTGCCTGCCATCACCCTGGACGGTCACCAAGTCGAAGTCTGCGCCAACATCGGTACCGTCAAGGATACCGAGGGTGCCATCCGCAACGGCGCCGAAGGCGTGGGTCTGTACCGCACCGAGTTCCTGTTCATGGACCGTGATGCGCTGCCGACCGAAGACGAGCAGTTCAAGGCCTACAAAGAAGTGGCAGAGGCCATGCCGGATCAGCCGATCATCGTCCGCACCATGGACATCGGCGGCGACAAAGAACTGCCCTACATGAATTTCCCGAAAGAGATGAACCCCTTCCTGGGCTGGCGTGCCGTGCGTATTTTCTTCGATCGCGAAGACATCATGCACGCCCAGCTGAAGGCCATCTTGCGTGCCTCTGCCTTTGGCAAACTGCGCATCATGTTCCCGATGATCATCTCCGTCGAAGAGTTCCGCAGCCTCAAGGCCACTGTGGAACAGCTGAAGGCCGAACTGCGTGCCGACGGCAAAGCCTTTGATGAATCCATCGAAGTAGGTATCATGATCGAGACCCCGGCCGCCGCCGTGATGGCTCATCATCTTGCCAAGGAAGTGGATTTCTTCAGTATCGGTACCAACGACCTGACCCAGTACACCCTGGCCGTCGACCGTGGTAACGAGATGATTTCCGCCATGTACAACCCGCTGTCACCCTCCGTCCTGACCCTGATCAAGATGGTAATCGACGCTTCCCATGACAATGGCAAGTGGACCGGTATGTGCGGTGAACTGGCTGGTGACGAACGCGCCACCCTGCTGCTGCTGGGTATGGGTCTGGATGAGTTCTCCATGAGCGCCATCTCTGTACCGCGTATCAAGAAGCTTATCCGCAACACCAACTTCGAAGATGTGAAGGCAATGGCAGACCAGGCACTGAGCTATGCGACCGCCGCCGAAATCGAAGCCTGTGTAGATAACTTTATTAAGCAGAAGGCAGTCTGCTAA
- a CDS encoding HPr family phosphocarrier protein, with protein MYEKSVVITAENGLHTRPAAQFVKEAKEFQSEITVVSGGKSASAKSLFKLQTLGLTKGTNVTIQADGPDAQKAVEKLVALMDELE; from the coding sequence ATGTACGAGAAGTCTGTTGTTATTACTGCTGAAAACGGCCTGCACACCCGTCCCGCAGCTCAGTTCGTGAAAGAAGCCAAAGAATTCCAAAGCGAGATCACTGTGGTCTCCGGTGGCAAATCCGCCAGCGCCAAGAGCCTGTTCAAGCTGCAGACCCTGGGCCTGACCAAAGGCACCAACGTGACCATCCAGGCCGACGGCCCGGACGCTCAGAAAGCCGTTGAGAAGCTGGTTGCCCTGATGGACGAGCTGGAGTAA
- the cysK gene encoding cysteine synthase A, translating into MSKIFEDNSQTIGNTPLVRLNRVTKGRVLAKIESRNPSFSVKCRIGANLIWDAEKRGVLTKGKEIIEPTSGNTGIALAFVAAARGYPITLTMPATMSLERRKLLKALGANLVLTEGPLGMKGAIAKANEILESEPGKYVLLQQFENPANPEIHEQTTGPEIWDATDGEVDVFVAGVGTGGTITGVSRYIKQTKGKAIISVAVEPSESPVISQKLAGEEIKPGPHKIQGIGAGFIPGNLDLTLLDRVEQVSSEESIEMARRLMEEEGILAGISSGAAVVAAARLAELPEFKDKTIVVVLPSAAERYLSSALFAGVFSEQELQQ; encoded by the coding sequence ATGAGCAAAATTTTTGAGGACAACAGCCAGACCATAGGCAACACCCCGCTGGTTCGTCTCAACCGTGTTACCAAGGGCCGCGTGCTGGCCAAGATCGAGAGCCGCAACCCGAGCTTCAGCGTCAAGTGCCGGATCGGCGCCAATCTCATCTGGGATGCCGAGAAACGCGGCGTGCTGACCAAGGGCAAGGAGATCATCGAGCCGACCAGCGGCAACACGGGCATTGCCTTGGCTTTCGTGGCGGCGGCCCGTGGCTATCCCATCACCCTGACCATGCCGGCCACCATGAGCCTGGAGCGCCGCAAGCTGCTCAAGGCGCTCGGTGCCAACCTGGTGCTGACCGAAGGCCCCCTCGGCATGAAGGGCGCCATCGCCAAGGCCAACGAGATCCTGGAATCCGAGCCGGGCAAGTATGTGCTGCTGCAGCAGTTCGAAAACCCCGCCAACCCCGAGATCCATGAGCAAACCACAGGCCCCGAGATCTGGGACGCCACCGACGGCGAGGTGGATGTGTTTGTGGCAGGGGTCGGCACCGGCGGCACCATCACAGGGGTCTCCCGCTACATCAAGCAGACCAAGGGCAAGGCCATCATCTCCGTGGCGGTCGAACCCTCCGAATCTCCTGTCATCAGCCAGAAACTGGCGGGTGAAGAGATCAAGCCCGGCCCCCACAAGATCCAGGGCATAGGCGCCGGCTTCATTCCGGGCAACCTGGACCTGACCCTGCTGGATCGCGTCGAACAGGTGAGCAGCGAGGAGTCCATCGAGATGGCTCGCCGCCTGATGGAAGAGGAAGGCATACTGGCGGGGATCAGCTCAGGCGCCGCCGTGGTGGCTGCCGCCCGTCTGGCCGAGCTGCCGGAGTTCAAGGACAAGACAATCGTCGTCGTGCTGCCAAGCGCCGCCGAACGCTACCTCTCCAGCGCCCTCTTCGCCGGCGTGTTCAGCGAGCAGGAATTGCAGCAGTAA